CCTGTCCGCGGGTGGTCCCAAGGAACTCGTGCGACGGGTCAACGGTCGTGTGCGCCGGGTCGTGCGCGGGCCGGAGTCGCCGCAGGACTGACGTGCGGTCGCGGGTGCGGCGAGTCCGCCGCACCCGCCCGCCGTGCCCCTGGCCTGACGCGGGCCGGTCGACCCGTGCTCAGCTCCCGACGACCGCGTCCCGGTAGACGTCGCGGCGGTCGACGACGGCTCGGCGCCAGTACCGCCGGCGGTCTGCGAGGGCCGTCGGGAGCATGCGCGCGTAGTCTCGCAGCGCCCGCAGACGGGCCGCGACGACGGGCCTGGGCTCGCTCCTGAGCACGGCATGGCGGACGGCGCCCAGGACCTGCCGGGCGAGCGAGCGCACGACCACGCCCGCCGGGGCGTGCCGGGTGAAGACGAGCAGCGAGTTCCGGGTGTTGTAGTACCGGAAGAGCGGACTGCTCGCGTCGGAGCTCGCGGCGTGCCGGTGACGGGCGACCGCGCCGGAGACGTAGACGGTCTCCCAGCCCGCCGCGCGCATGCGCCAGGACAGGTCGGTGTCCTCGTAGTAGAGGAAGAGCCGCTCGTCGAAGGTCCCGACCTCCGCCAGCGCGCTGGTCCGCAGCAGTGCCGCGCCCCCGCAGAAGCCGAAGACTCGTCGCTCGGGCGAGATGCTCCCGTCGACGGCGAGCCAGTCCCTGTCGGTGGCCGAGCCGGCCGAGGTCAGCACGTTGCCGGTCGAGTTCACCAGCGTCCGGCCCTGCTCGTCCGGCTCCGTCAGCAGGATGTGCGCGGTCGCGGCCCCTGCGTGGGCGCTGTCCGACGCTTCGAGCGCCTCGACGAGCCGAGAGATCGCGTCGGGGGCGAACGTGGCGTCGTTGTTGAGCAGGACGACGTAGGGTGCGTCGAGGTTCGCCAGGCCGGCGTCGACGCCGCCGGCGAAGCCGCGGTTGACGGTGTTCTCGACGACCTCCACGGTGGGGAAGCGGTCGCGCAGGACCGCCACCGAGTCGTCGGAGGACGCGTTGTCCACCACGACGATCTCGAGGGCCCTTGGGGGGAGGTCCTGGGCGAGCAGGGAACTGAGACAGTCGTCGAGGAGGTGCGCACCGTTCCAGTTGACGACGACGGCGCGGACCTGAGCGGTCATCGGCCGGCTCCGCTCGCGGCGTCCCGGTAGGCAGCGACCGTGAGGTCGGCTGCGCGGGCCCAGGTGTACGTCGATGCGTTCTCCAGCGCCGCAGCGGCGAGCAGGTCGTGCTCGGGTCCGGCGGCCCGTCGGATCGCGTCGGCCAGGGCATCGGGGGAGGTCGGGTCGACCAGGAGGGCGCCCGCCCCGCTCACCTCGGCCATCGACGTGCCCTCGGACGTCACGACCGGGGTGCCGTGCGCCATCGCCTCCAGGACGGGCATCCCGAAGCCCTCCCAGAGCGAGGGGAAGCAGAACGCTGCGGCGGTCCGGTAGGCGACCTGCAGGGCCTGCTCGGGAACCTTGCCGAGCAGGTGGACACGATCCGCAGGAAGCCGGTCGACGACCGCACGGACCTCTGCCGAGGTCCCGCCCCAGCCGGTCGGGCCGATCAGCACGAGGTCGAGGTCGGTGCCCTCGCCGAGCATCGTGCTGAAGGCCGCGAGGAGCGCGCCCACGTTCTTCCGGGGTTCGAAGGTCCCGCACCAGAGGACGAAGTCCCGGTGCACCCCGTGGGCGGCGCGCCAGGCCGTGACCTCGTCCTCGGTGACGGGCGCTGCGCTCGTGCCGTGCGGGACGACCCGCAGTCGCTCCGGCGACAGGCCGGCCTCGACGCAGTCGTCCCGGGTCGCGACCGAGGGGACGATGACGAGATCCGCCTCCCGACGAACGACCTGGAGGGCCTTCTCGAAGTAGCGGACCCCGTGAGGCGTGAAGTGCGAGGAGTTCCTCCGGAACGCGACGTCGTGGACGGTGACGACCAGGGGGGCGCTCCGGGGGGGAACGGCCCAGGTCGTCGCATGGATCACGTCGGTCGGCGGACCCGGAACCCGTGGTGCCCGCAGGCTGTTCCACGACGCGTACAAGGCTCGTCGCGGCAGCGACGAGGCCACCAACGGCATCGACGACGGCAGCCCTCGCCGGTCCTCGAGCGTCCCTCGCGCTCGGACGCCCGTCAGCCGGACGTCGTCGCGCGCGGCGAGGTGCTCGGCCAGACGACGGATGTACGTGCCCGACCCTCCTGGTACCGGCTGCCACAGCTGTTCGACGGTCATGGACACCGAGACCGGGGCGGGGGAGGCAGTCACGGGGCCAAGCCTAGTCGCCGCACCGCTCGGCTCGAACGCACACGTGTCGCACACGGTCACCCGGTAGTATCAGCCGATTCCTCGGCGTGACCCACCCTCGATCGGGAGTGCAGCGGTGTTGACAGATCAGGTAGCGGCGGAGCCCCCGGCGCCGGCGCATCGGCGGCCGGGCGGCTCCGTCAGGTTCTTGACCTGGCTGCGCAGGCGTCGCCGATGGGGTGTCATCGTGCCGGTCGTGCTCTATCTCGCGCTCGTCCTGTCGGGAGCGACCCAGTCGTCGGTCGGTATCTCGTTGCTGCGAGAGGACCCCGATCAGCCACTCGGCTTGACGCTCGGCGGCCCGTTGGGCATCCGTAGCGACGAGTACATGACGTCGACTCCGATCGATATCGGAGTCACTGCGGTGGAGACGACGGAGACGCTCAACCCGCTCGCCGCACCGCAGACCTTCCTCAGCCAGCTTCCTGCAGGCCCGGTCTCAGCAGTGGTCCTCTTCGACGGCGCCCTGCTCACCGTTCCTGGGATCCCCGACGAGATCCTCCTCGCTGCCCGGTGGTGGCTGCCGTTCCTGCTGCTGTTCCTCGCCGCGCCACGATGGTTCGCGTCGGTCACGGGCAACGCCCGCATCGGCTACTTCGCCGCTGCGCTGCTGGTTCTGGGCCCGGCAGCAGCCTGGTGGTCGTTCGCTCAGGTCCGGATCCTCGGCTTCGTCCTGGCGGGGTGCGCCGCCCTCTTGCTCTCGCGCGAGTCGTGGCTGGTCGACCGGCGTTGGAGAGCCGTCGGCTGGGGTCTCCTCGCCGCAGTGCTTCTCGCCCGGACTCCGCTGTACTACCAGCCGTGGGCGATCGTCCTGGTCGGCACGATCGCGGTCGCCACTGCGGCCGGGATGCTCGCCCCTCGGGCCGGACGACGCGCGAGTCTGCTCCTGCTGCTCGGCGTGACCGGAGCGACGGCCGCGCTGCTCGGAGCGATCCTCTGGGAGAACCGCGAGGGGATCGAGGCGTCGCTCGGTACAGCCTATCCGGGTCGGCGTGTGTCGACCGGGACAGCCAACAACTTCCAGGAGATCTTCGGCGGGACGAACCTCGCAGATCTTGAGACATACGTGACGTTCGTCGAGACGAACGGCAGCGAGATCTCCTCGGCATTCGCCGTGGCGTTCGTCTGGGCGCTGATCCTCCTGGCGGGCCGGCTCCGCTTCACGTCGACGATGCACCGGGTGACGACCTGTACGACCGCGGTGGTCACGACCTGCTGGTTCGCCTGGTCGATGATCGACTTCGGATCGGTCGGTGGGCGGATTCCTCTCGTCAACATCGTCCCCTCCGGCCGTGCCGCAGAAGCGCTCGGATTCCTCGGTGTCGTCCTGCTGTGCCTCGTGATTCCCGCCCTGCCTCGCCGCCCAGGAGTCCGCGTCGCAGCGATCAGCGCGACCGTCGTCGCAGGGCTGGCCGCCTATGCGGGCTCTTTGCTGCGCGTGGAGAATCTCCCGGAGCTCCCGCTCTCGCTCGTCTGGGTCTCGGCCGCGCTGCTGGCGATCGCCGTGTTCGTCGTGACGTGGCGGCCACGGCGAGCCTACGGCTACGTGATCTCGGTGGCGCTGGCCGCTGTCCTGGTCTGGGACGTGAACCCGCTCATGTTCGGCCTGGGAGACCTCCGGGACAGCGGTGCTGCGCAGCGGATGCTCGCCGAGGGGAAGCAGGCGCGCGACCAGGGCGAGGTCTGGGCTTCTGACTCCCCGTACGTCGACACCCTCATGATGGCTACCGGAGTCCCGTCGCTCTCGGGGAGACAGCTCGCCGGCCCCGACGAGGAGGCCTGGCGCGCCCTCGATCCTGAGGGGA
This region of Oerskovia jenensis genomic DNA includes:
- a CDS encoding DUF7657 domain-containing protein; the protein is MPVVLYLALVLSGATQSSVGISLLREDPDQPLGLTLGGPLGIRSDEYMTSTPIDIGVTAVETTETLNPLAAPQTFLSQLPAGPVSAVVLFDGALLTVPGIPDEILLAARWWLPFLLLFLAAPRWFASVTGNARIGYFAAALLVLGPAAAWWSFAQVRILGFVLAGCAALLLSRESWLVDRRWRAVGWGLLAAVLLARTPLYYQPWAIVLVGTIAVATAAGMLAPRAGRRASLLLLLGVTGATAALLGAILWENREGIEASLGTAYPGRRVSTGTANNFQEIFGGTNLADLETYVTFVETNGSEISSAFAVAFVWALILLAGRLRFTSTMHRVTTCTTAVVTTCWFAWSMIDFGSVGGRIPLVNIVPSGRAAEALGFLGVVLLCLVIPALPRRPGVRVAAISATVVAGLAAYAGSLLRVENLPELPLSLVWVSAALLAIAVFVVTWRPRRAYGYVISVALAAVLVWDVNPLMFGLGDLRDSGAAQRMLAEGKQARDQGEVWASDSPYVDTLMMATGVPSLSGRQLAGPDEEAWRALDPEGKYEDVWNRGGAYVWFTWTADDEVTMASPSLDVIRVTGSPCAVAELEPRLTHVVASGEITGACLVPDGSITWGGKEQRIYAIQ
- a CDS encoding glycosyltransferase family 2 protein; translated protein: MTAQVRAVVVNWNGAHLLDDCLSSLLAQDLPPRALEIVVVDNASSDDSVAVLRDRFPTVEVVENTVNRGFAGGVDAGLANLDAPYVVLLNNDATFAPDAISRLVEALEASDSAHAGAATAHILLTEPDEQGRTLVNSTGNVLTSAGSATDRDWLAVDGSISPERRVFGFCGGAALLRTSALAEVGTFDERLFLYYEDTDLSWRMRAAGWETVYVSGAVARHRHAASSDASSPLFRYYNTRNSLLVFTRHAPAGVVVRSLARQVLGAVRHAVLRSEPRPVVAARLRALRDYARMLPTALADRRRYWRRAVVDRRDVYRDAVVGS
- a CDS encoding glycosyltransferase family 4 protein; this translates as MTASPAPVSVSMTVEQLWQPVPGGSGTYIRRLAEHLAARDDVRLTGVRARGTLEDRRGLPSSMPLVASSLPRRALYASWNSLRAPRVPGPPTDVIHATTWAVPPRSAPLVVTVHDVAFRRNSSHFTPHGVRYFEKALQVVRREADLVIVPSVATRDDCVEAGLSPERLRVVPHGTSAAPVTEDEVTAWRAAHGVHRDFVLWCGTFEPRKNVGALLAAFSTMLGEGTDLDLVLIGPTGWGGTSAEVRAVVDRLPADRVHLLGKVPEQALQVAYRTAAAFCFPSLWEGFGMPVLEAMAHGTPVVTSEGTSMAEVSGAGALLVDPTSPDALADAIRRAAGPEHDLLAAAALENASTYTWARAADLTVAAYRDAASGAGR